From Schizosaccharomyces pombe strain 972h- genome assembly, chromosome: II, the proteins below share one genomic window:
- the rtc5 gene encoding V-type ATPase inhibitor and disassembly protein linked to MTOR: MGQKESQFKVLWQLQTHEEYMKQTSSFLRDFNALERYNLKENFEALSSFDNGEKIWVEDAFTTFFGIPDVIQLSPFFYRSACSFGRDLNINRQRLTFSALARFLASYTGRHKDVWSDFESNLMIIASWCDSFPKFRVEVLKNSKQISRLIHSDVQNISNFFDQNFGIRRSNIYQLCLLLLCISKLKPGESVGCHINSFLDSMFVKEQKAAFYVLQGISPDISSNIIKPSYLLHFLESNPYFLKSLGSLFELALFPHSAHNQKVQDDVSPLNDFAILSPLIHAQICFFLPKSVWQVNGLTSLFRASFHGYSMYALERKMCNYHNPSILLIKAKKINANHKSSSRPISLDATIPRKYPPHCIGTDKAVPQKFGADFHNENILLGAYISTRWRQSHMGFFGDHSTLLFQLQPIHQVYYASNLDKNYCMFDKNVGLGFGLSRHKVTNKVQYDVPGVCMYIDDGLEYGLFRHAGDGAFKPATNYENFEYEERFLIQDLEVIGVDTTKPVEPIHIGL, from the exons ATGGGTCAAAAGGAGTCCCAATTTAAAGTTCTTTGGCAGTTACAGACTCATGAAGAATATATGAAACaaacttcttctttcttaCGAGACTTTAATGCTTTAGAACGgtataatttaaaag agaatttcGAGGCTTTATCAAGCTTTGATAATggtgaaaaaatttgggtTGAGGATGCCTT CACGACGTTCTTTGGAATTCCAGACGTTATCCAACTTtcaccatttttttatcgcTCCGCTTGTAGTTTTGGAAGGGATCTTAATATCAATAGGCAACGTCTTACATTTTCTGCTCTCGCGAGATTTCTTGCTTCTTACACTGGTCGCCACAAAGATGTTTGGAGTGATTTTGAGAGCAATTTGATGATCATAGCAAGTTGGTGTGActcttttccaaaatttagAGTagaagttttaaaaaattctaaaCAAATTTCGCGGTTAATACATAGTGATGTTCAGAACataagcaatttttttgatcaaAACTTCGGTATACGGAGGTCAAATATTTATCAGCTATGTTTGCTGTTACTTTGCATTTCTAAACTTAAGCCTGGTGAATCGGTTGGTTGTCATATTAATTCGTTTTTGGACTCTATGTTTGTGAAAGAACAAAAAGCTGCCTTTTATGTGCTACAAGGTATAAGTCCGGATATATCTagtaatattataaaacCGAGTTATttacttcattttcttgAGTCAAATCCATATTTCCTTAAATCTCTAGGATCTTTATTTGAGTTGGCACTATTTCCGCATTCAGCTCACAATCAAAAAGTGCAAGATGATGTGTCACCGTTAAACGACTTTGCAATTCTGAGCCCACTTATCCATGCTCAaatctgtttttttttacccaAATCTGTATGGCAGGTCAATGGCTTGACAAGTCTGTTTAGAGCAAGCTTTCATGGTTACTCAATGTACGCACTAGAGAGAAAAATGTGTAATTATCACAATCCTTCGATTCTCTTAATTaaagcaaagaaaatcaatGCCAATCACAAATCCTCTTCTAGACCAATATCATTAGATGCTACAATTCCGAGAAAATATCCACCACACTGCATTGGGACTGATAAAGCTGTGcctcaaaaatttggtGCAGATTTTCACAATGAAAATATCTTACTTGGTGCTTATATATCCACTCGTTGGAGACAATCGCATATGGGATTTTTTGGAGACCATTCAACATTATTATTTCAACTTCAGCCTATACATCAAGTTTATTACGCTTCCAATCTTGATAAAAATTACTGTATGTTCGACAAAAATGTTGGCCTGGGTTTTGGCCTCAGCCGTCATAAAGTGACTAACAAAGTGCAATATGATGTACCCGGAGTATGCATGTATATTGATGATGGTCTAGAGTATGGATTATTTAGACATGCTGGTGATGGAGCATTCAAGCCTGCGACAAATTACGAAAACTTTGAATATGaagaaagatttttaattcaaGACTTAGAGGTCATAGGAGTTGATACTACAAAACCGGTAGAGCCAATCCACATCGGATTATAA